From Cellulophaga lytica DSM 7489, a single genomic window includes:
- a CDS encoding formylglycine-generating enzyme family protein, protein MKLKKRIPNYLILCVIVLLCIQCKDAAKENKTTQESPEVTVDTKTKKDTTYTLLVKKPKDVKVPDGMVWIPGGEFIQGAVPQDKMAMQHEKPAHKVAVDGFFMDITEVTNAQFAKFVNQTGYTTVAERAIDWEEMKKQVPEGTPKPHDSILQPGSLTFKKTKTSVPNLFDFSQWWHWTIGANWKHPNGPGSSIKGLDNHPVVQICYEDAMAYCNWANRRLPTEAEWEYAANGGKSGTIFFWGDDRSVLSKNANSWEGEFPVENSKKDGFEKRAPVKSYQPNGYGLYDMAGNVWEWTSDWYNVNYYKELAATTTKKNPLGATDAYNPQNLYIKEKVIKGGSFLCSDSYCASYRISARMGSSVDSSAEHTGFRTVATVKMLK, encoded by the coding sequence ATGAAACTCAAAAAACGAATTCCAAATTACCTTATTTTGTGCGTAATAGTACTACTGTGTATACAGTGTAAAGATGCGGCAAAGGAAAATAAAACTACACAAGAAAGCCCAGAAGTTACTGTAGATACCAAGACTAAAAAAGATACAACATATACCTTGTTAGTTAAAAAACCTAAAGATGTAAAAGTACCTGATGGTATGGTGTGGATTCCTGGAGGAGAGTTTATACAGGGTGCAGTGCCACAAGATAAAATGGCTATGCAACATGAGAAACCTGCACACAAGGTTGCTGTAGATGGTTTTTTTATGGATATCACAGAAGTTACAAATGCTCAATTTGCTAAATTTGTTAACCAAACGGGTTACACTACTGTAGCAGAAAGAGCAATAGACTGGGAAGAGATGAAAAAGCAAGTTCCTGAAGGTACTCCAAAACCGCACGACTCTATATTACAGCCAGGTTCTTTAACATTTAAAAAAACAAAAACATCTGTACCTAATTTATTTGATTTTTCTCAATGGTGGCATTGGACAATAGGGGCAAACTGGAAACATCCAAATGGGCCTGGTAGTTCTATAAAAGGATTAGATAACCACCCTGTAGTACAAATTTGTTATGAAGATGCAATGGCCTACTGTAATTGGGCTAACAGAAGGTTGCCAACAGAAGCAGAATGGGAGTATGCCGCTAATGGAGGCAAATCTGGCACTATATTTTTTTGGGGAGATGATAGATCTGTTTTGTCTAAAAATGCAAATAGCTGGGAGGGTGAGTTTCCTGTAGAAAATAGCAAAAAAGATGGGTTTGAAAAAAGGGCTCCGGTTAAAAGTTACCAACCTAACGGATATGGATTGTATGATATGGCAGGTAATGTTTGGGAGTGGACCAGTGATTGGTACAATGTTAATTACTATAAAGAGTTAGCTGCAACTACTACCAAAAAAAATCCGCTTGGTGCAACTGATGCATACAATCCTCAAAACCTTTATATTAAAGAAAAAGTTATAAAAGGAGGTTCATTTTTGTGTAGTGATAGTTATTGTGCTAGTTATAGAATTTCAGCTCGTATGGGATCTAGCGTAGACTCTTCTGCAGAACACACTGGTTTTAGAACAGTTGCTACGGTAAAAATGTTAAAATAA